The region tccgaagcgctcatggtcatagtaaacataaagacataatgtgaaagtgtcacggactaactcgttgccgtgcacctgggttgatggcaatgctgataacgccaccaaatgagggtctcacaaccagcccctgagcattgactgcccagttaaccaccatagtagagagtccacccctcgagaacgtctgctctctcttttttgttagctgaatgagccgcgtgtccccttacggaacttactggggccgaccggcgaccccttacagaaaagaagcgatgatacttgttgtagatggccagaaataggtgttatgtgatgatcaagcaggtgctagctagcaggaagatatttcaataaactaggcatcagccatcgttccgctacacggcattcaaaacatggcaatacggttccaagatgggtaaaaagatgccgaagtcaatcaaccaaggatcaacagacgcacgacgcagtagcggaggctctaccttaaggcactttggttagaatacaaattacggatgtagaatagggggaggaagctgacttgtcgtctcgcccgcagccgaacctaccctgaagctaagttcgagatcaaatgtgcagccctttaaccatcaacagttacactgaaatcaactaaatccacgtacacgagaggcccaaatttagtttaattgattagtcaggattgtcctgatttagttgatttagttgagtgtaatacactaagttgatcaaccagtgtaagtcgtgtagttgattgggtctctggcTAGCACAGACTGGTACTGTACCTTGTCTACCAATCCTCTAGTCTGCTTGATAGCATGTTTTGCAACGTTTAGCCACCTAATATGGTGAATTTTGGGATAATTGTAACTTAGACGCATTTATTTTCCACCGCTAAAATTGCCCCGACTTTGTGTGAATCATGTACGAAGACATTTTTAGGCAGATGAGTCCCACCAGGTATATAAAggtatgagagctgtcagctAGAATTGAACAGAAAtaagttcaatcgcaacacAATGGATGCCAGTCGTCCTTCCCGTTCTTCCTGTTGAATCCAAGCACCGCCGCCCTTTCTCCTGCTAAGGGGAAACTTCCTTCCATGGGATTGCGCAAGGCTTGTCTTGGTGATTTGCCTTTAACATATCGCGTCCAATCTGCAACACTACACTATGCAGTCTCCACGGCGGCCCGTTAGCAGCATCACACATATGCCATGCCAGACTCATTCCTTGAAATGTTCATGCCAGGGAAAggggggggagggggagTGTGTTCTTAGCACCGCAGATAAAGCCACTAGCCCCTTTGATCTGTCCGGAAGAATGCCCAACTGCATCAAACGCATGAGATCCAAATAGAAGATCTGGAGAGCCCAAATTAAGAGATGGTAGAGCGACAGTAATATTGTAAGGACTGATAGGACGCATTACTTTAATGCCGGTCTACATCTTGCTAGACGCTATTAACCTAGTGCTAGGGATATTTCACACGGGATAGGTATAGTTATATGTAAAGGGACATCGGAAACTAGAGGGGAGGCTGACACCTAGGAGGGGCCCGCCTAATAAAGTTTAGCGCCCTTTGGAGGAGCAAATTAAAGCAAGATTTGACACCTTATCATAACGCAGAAGTTCCGTTAACGTGGCACTTTTAACAACGCAGCTAGCATTCACGCATCCTAATGCTACAATATATCTCGTATCTCGCACATAATTAGCTAGTCTGTAAGAGGTAATAGATGGACAGCTAAGGGTTTTCCTTCTGCAAGTTAACTACCCCGCGTTTACACACGGCATGCTCTCACCCAATCGTGCAGCGTGTGGATGATTCCCCAGGCGCCTATTTAGGCAGCCGTGGGCCACAAACGTGGCCGTCCTTAGTAACAGTTCGCTTCATGTCCTCTAATCGACCTAATGACCAGGGGAATTGATGATTCCGGTCCCCCCGAGCCGACATGTTTTCGAATCCTTCCTTTTAAAGGTTCGCAGCGGAGAGGTTCTGTGGATTCTTGGCATGCCATTATGCAGACTGTTTAAATAACTCTACAAAGAAGTATAAGAGTGAGACCGTAGCGCTTTgtaactacctaggtagtctTTCCCTTTAGCATTCTTAACACTGCGTTAATCCCGAGGATCGAAGGCAGGCATCCGCTTGCCGCgtttgtgttttgttcttGCGCTCGGTCCTCTTAAGTCGGCAACTGCCCGTACCTTAAGCAACCAGCTGCATTcgtgaacattgaagcaacaTCCAGTCTACCTTCCACTGTTCCGCTGAAACGAGTATATTAATCCATGCGGACGAGAGCATCTTCCTAAGGCTGGCTTGTTATTGGCGCAATTTAAACGAGCTCATCCCGCGGCCGGCAGTCGAAAGGACGAAACTAGTCTGATGGGTCGTCCAAATAGAACGACTCTTGCGTGGGCAGCGACGGTGCTGGCCAGTGACGTTACCGTGGACCGCGGTCTGCGCGAAGGCGGGTCGCCATGGCTGATCCAGGCAGCCGGGAACTTGAAGTCTGCGGTGTTGCGTGTAGCGCCGCTGTCGAACGCCGAGCAGGTTAGGACTGAGGTTATCGCGATGCGGCACGCGGCGACCGCTGGGCTGCCGGTGCCGGAAGTCCTCGGCCATAACGGCGGTGCCGCGACTGGATTCGCGCTCGTGTTAACGTCCTACCTGGCGGGTTCCAGCCAGATTCCGGTAGAACTCGACAACAAACGACTGCGGACGCTGGGCGCTACCGCCGCGCGGATTAGCGCCGTGGACgttccatgtccttctcTGGTAACCTTGCCAGCGCGGACTGGACCGATTGAAGACGTGGACTGGGCCGCATTACGGCGAAAGCATGGCGCTTCGCCAATGTTACGAAGAGCGGCAGAGGCTATCGAGCGTGCCAAACCTGTCGACACTAAGGTAGGGTTTGTGCATGGCGATCTATGGCATGGCAACACCCTATGGGACGGTACAGAGCTAACTGCGATTCTCGACTGGGACGCTGCCGGAACTGGCTCTCCAGGAATTGACTTGGGGTCGGTCCGCTGCGATGCTGCTCTCTGCTATGGCCCGTCCGCTGCGTCGGCGGTCCTGTCTGGATGGGAAGGCGAAGCTAGCCGTCCCGCGCCGGACGTGGCGTACTGGGACGTGGTGGCAGCCCTCGCCAGCCCGCCTAATATGGCTTGGGTTCGGCCCGCGATGGCGGACCAGGGCCGTCCTGACCTAACCGCCGCGCTGCTTACCGAACGGCGCGAGGAGTTTCTTAACCAGGCTCTAAGGCAGTTGGAGCAGTGAGGCTAGGGCTTGGGCAGTCGTGCTAATTCGCCATCAAGTACGCACTGTGGGGATAATGTGCCGGCCAACATTAAATCTGAATCCAAACGAAGAAATAAGGCGTGACCGTGTCTAGACCAGGCAGATAAACAGGATAATAAGTCTAATCATAGACCTGCTAGTAACTTTTTACTGTTTATTTATTATTTTAAAACTATAGAATGGAAGTATTTAATAATATTCTATATTATACAAGAAGCTAGCGTCTAAAAGTTTTTAAATATCTGTATAATTGCTAACCCGAATAACCATGAAAGGTTAAATATGGTTTAGATCTCCATAGCACGGAGAGCGTGCGCGCCCCGCTCCGCTTGCGTGTTGTCCCGTAAATTTGACTTCCCGGATAAAGACTCAGCGAGGCAGGGATCACAGACCATCCTAGTTAAGTCTCGGATGGTTTCCGATTGTTTATTTTCTCTATAACTTACGGAATGCACTGAACTCAGTAACATGAGAGCGCTGCCCTGGTTGCCGGCTTATCAAACTTTAAATTTTAAAGGCACTAGGACAACTTCCGGGTACgagtggcaatggcaaaatGGCCGTATATCCACTTATACCAGAAAACTCTACTTGATCTGTCAGGAATCCACAAGATGGGATCAGGAATAAGAGAACGGCTCCCACAACTCGTACTATCCGGGCCAATTGGACTGAGCACTCCCATGGTGGATGGTCTAATGGTCTTGGCACAAATATGAATCAATATGGGACGGACCCTCCTTAGCGCATGGTGAGCTGAAGATGTTCCGTTTTCTTCGGCGTCATCTACGTTATTTTCCGCAGAGGGGGAACTTTTGTGATCATGTATGTCCAATGATATTGCTCAACGGCATTCGATATGGACGAGAGTAGTCCCACACAGTGTGCTCCATTGCAGTTCACGAACATTAAGGACCTGCCCAGTGAACGAGGACGGCATGATATATGTTGGTCCCCGTTGAACACAAAACAAAGTGTCCAAAAAAGTCATCGATTACTGCCCTCGATGGTCCCTCAAAGTCGTCATATCACACTTGACGGCTACACCTGAGCCTCATTCCCTTCGCTAGGCTAAGCCTGTCTTCCGTCTTTCGCTCTGAAGAAAAAATCGCTCTCAACAACTTCCTTTTAAGATGAAAACTATGCGGATGGTTGTTGTCGGCTCTATCGTAGCCGGTGCCTACGCCATTAGTGCTCCACGCTACCCGAACACCACCAGCGTGGCTACCGCTAACATCGTATACACCACCGAAGTTGTTACGGCTCTCACAACTTACTGCCCTGCTCCTACGACCCTCACTCACGGGTCTAAGACGTACACCGTTACCGGGCCTACGACTTTGACCATCACCGactgcccttgcaccattAGCAAGCCCATCAGACCTAGGGTTAGATTAGGGTTAGCATTATTATCTAAAAGCTATCTTGCCAGACTAATTCTAACTAAGCTAGATAGATAGGTTACAAAAGGAAAGCTAGCAAACTAAGTACATAAAAAGAGAGGTTTCTAGAGAACCTTAGAGGCAGATAGAGAAGGTAGAGAGAATAGTAAAGAGGGAAGAGATAGATAGAAAGACAGAAATAGAGAGACTAGATAGGATAGGTAGGAGATAGATATAGAGACTAGGAATAGGTAGAGGGAAGAAATAGGTAGagggaaggaaaagaaggaaaggaaagggaagagaaggaaaagaagggaagaaaaagaagggaTAGGAAATTAGGTAGCCTTAGCTGCCTTAGATGCCCTATTCTTTGCTAGTTAGGTCTGCGTTATAAGCTAGCTAGCTTCTTTTACAGGTGGTTTTTTCCCACTAATAGAGAGGGCTGCGTGGGCTCTATACTTGGCTAGCGTAATCCCAACAGAATTATCTATCTAAGTAGAAGCAGTAGGGCCTATAGCATCCTAGATTTCCCTATAGTATTTAGCAGAGACCTTTTCTAGAAGGCTTCTAGCTAAGAAAATAAGGGGCCTAAAGATAAAGCCTAAGGCCTTATATTTCTAGCTTTTCTCAGCTATAGCTTCCAAAAGAGTGCTATAGGGGTCTTTCCTATAGGACGCCTtatttatagctataatCTGTATATTATAGAAGTACTTAGTGCTAGATAGGGCAACTATAAAATTAGGTCTCTTCTAAATGCCTTTTGCTAGATTAGAGAGTTCTTTCCTAACTTCTAAGCTAGCCTAGCTAGATAGTACTTTTATAAGAGTATAGGTAACTTAGTTATAGTGGGAGGTCTACTTCCTGTCTGCTGCCTTATAGCAGTCTTTATAGTTAATAGAGGCTAGAGCTctataatagctataggggCTATTCCTATTTCCTACGGGAAGAAGCAGTTAGCTGTAAAGGGATTTT is a window of Pochonia chlamydosporia 170 chromosome 5, whole genome shotgun sequence DNA encoding:
- a CDS encoding phosphotransferase enzyme family domain-containing protein: MGRPNRTTLAWAATVLASDVTVDRGLREGGSPWLIQAAGNLKSAVLRVAPLSNAEQVRTEVIAMRHAATAGLPVPEVLGHNGGAATGFALVLTSYLAGSSQIPVELDNKRLRTLGATAARISAVDVPCPSLVTLPARTGPIEDVDWAALRRKHGASPMLRRAAEAIERAKPVDTKVGFVHGDLWHGNTLWDGTELTAILDWDAAGTGSPGIDLGSVRCDAALCYGPSAASAVLSGWEGEASRPAPDVAYWDVVAALASPPNMAWVRPAMADQGRPDLTAALLTERREEFLNQALRQLEQ